ATAATTCGATCAAAATAAAACCAACCGTAACACAACTTCCACCAAGGCACACAATTTTTAATGGATCGATTCCGAGATCcatgaaaaaatcttaaaaccGTAACAGCTCTTAACTGATCACGGTCGTACCACTTCTGTCTAATTAGGCTGTTAACAGTTTTGTCGTTTTTGCGATACTTTTCCGAAGCTTGCTGTGTACCGTTTTACTGCAAACCCATCGTTTCAAAGTCGAACAAATACTTCTGCAAGCATGATCCAAATACCTATTTCTTACTGATATGTTGCTCAATAACTCAATGCTACAAATATCCCACTTTTATGTTTGTTCGTTCTATCTACACTACATGCAAGTAAAAATATTCTTCTACTGTTCATATTAATAACAATTCTTTCTTTCCCACCGTTCTCATTTCCCAACTAAACAATATTCGATGTCCAACTAATCACCATGACCTAATCGCACCCATCACCGATTCCATCATCAACCAAACCATTATCCCATCCACATTGCATTGGATGTCACATCGATGGGCATCGGACTTACATTGATGGGCGCCATTTATCTTCGTGTCAACTGAAAACAGCGTACGCCGAAAATCACCGGTCAAGCAGCCCCAGTCGAAGCGCGCCTCGATGTCTATGACACTCTCGACGTCCAGGTTAACTATTTACTTGTATCCATATTCTTCAACGTGTCTGCCTTGTTTTATGTTATACTTAGCCTAAATGTTATTCGCTGATGGCTTTTATTACCAACGCACTCGTCGGTTGCCGACCACATGAGAATACTATTGCGCAGCTTATCACGTTACGAGTTTCTGTCTGTATTATACAAACGACTTCATTTTCTTAACAGTTCCTCCATTTTTCCTATATTCATTATGCATTTTGTTTCAAAGCTTATGTTTAAGATCACGCTTGTTAGTCACACACATTGATAATGTCGTGTGATTCactgttgttgttttattgtTAGAGGGATACTTTGATTAGTTTGATTTCACTAAACATCGTGTTCTGTTCACTACAGCTCCCGTGCGTCGTTGAATCGCAGCACCAGTTCGCTGGGATCCAAAACCCAACTGACCTCCCCGGGGAATGATCGTCCGTCTGGCATGTCCTCGATCCCCACCCCGGTTTCATCCATTCCTACCATGATCAAAGCCGGCGATCGGTACGAATCGTTGCACAAGTCGCACATCAGCCCACCGGAGTCACTGCAAACCTCGAAGCGGGCTTCCTTCGTGGAAACCGGATTCGTTGAAACTCTTAAGCCTCAATTCACCCCTGGACAATCGTTGACTTCTCCTTCTCCGGCTCCCTCTACTGAGGATCGCATCCACCTACTGCAGATGCAGCAGGAGATTGAGGATTTGAAAACGCAAAACAAAGACCTCATTGAAAAACTTGAAACGCTGAAAGTTCGTCGTGCGGAAGATAAGGAACGTCTTCGTGAGTTCGATAAGATGAAAACTCAGTACGACCAGCTGGTGGAATTCAAGAGCAAAATCATGGATGCGCATTCGCAACTACAACGTGACTATCAGAGAGCCAAGCAAGAAGCTAAGGATGCGATCGAAGCTCGCGACTTGCATATTGAAGAAATGGCCGAATTGTCCGAGAATGTTGAGATGATTACACTAGATAAGGAAATGGCCGAGGAAAAGGCCGATACCTTAGCCCTAGAGTTAGAGACTGCTAAAGAAAGGATTGAAGAACTAACATTGGATTTGGAAATTCTTAAAACCGAAATGCAAGAAAAAATGGCAGGCGGTGAAGTGGTGGCCGATGGCACAGGCTCTGGCGTTTCAACCTACGAATTCAAACAACTTGAACAGCAGAATGTGAGACTACGGGAAACGTTGGTACGTCTTCGAGATCTCTCAGCACACGAAAAGCACGAAATTCAAAAACTGGAAAAGGAGCTAGATACTAAGAAGTCCGAGGTCGCCGAACTACAGCGCACGAAAGAAAAATTGTCTTCGAAAATTGACGAATTGGAAGCACAGCTCAGTGATCTACAGGAACAGGTTGACGCAGCTTTGGGTGCAGAGGAGATGGTAGAACAACTGGCGGAGAAAAAGATGGAATTGGAAGATAAAGTCAAGGCATTGGAAGAAGAGGTAGCCGAACTAGAAGCACTGGAAGAAGTTCACGAACAGTTGGTCGAGAGCAATCACGAACTGGAGATGGATATGCGGGAGGAACTCGATATGGCTCATGCAGCGAAGCGAGAAGCAGTTCGAGAGAAGGACGCCGCTTTAGAGACAATCGTCGATCGCGATCAAACCATTTTGAAGTTCAGGGAACTTGTTCAGAGATTGAACGACCAATGTTTAGAGCTTAGAGATAAAATGCACCAAGAATCAAGTAAGGTCGTTAAAGATACTCTTTCGGAAACGATAGACTTCAAACAGATGTTCGCCGAATCGAAAGCCTTTACTAGAGCTATCGATTTACAGTTGCGCCAGATCGAGTTGACGCAAGCGAATGAACACGTCAAGTACTTAACCGCGTTCATGCCTGAAATATTTATGGCCCGTGGCGGTGACCACGATGCAATATTGGTAATTCTCCTGGTTTCTCGAATTGTTTTTAAATCGGGTATCATCGTCAGCCAAGCTAGGGAACGGTTTTCATCCGTACCGCAAATCGACCGTAATGCAATCGTCAGCGGACATGAAGTCTATCAGTTCCGCTTCCGCTCAAGGTTGTTACACCATGTGCACAACTTGCAAACCATTATGCATCAGTTCCTGTATGGCCTCACTGCATGTTCAGCCGACACGTTGCTGAAGATTGGTTCATCTTTGCCGGAGATgcaggcgcaggaaaaaatggtcGATGAAATTGTGGAACTGCTGAAGGTTAATCAGCTGGATGAGAACTCTTCCACTGATAATCTTGAGAAGTGCGTCACCTTCTTTAATGCCATGTATTTGGTGCTGCTGTCCGGTGAAGATCTGCTTAACGAAACCCAAATTGTACGTGATTGCACTGCTGCCATTTCGGCGGCCTGTGATTCAATATCGACCGATGCTGTTGTGATGAAAACACTGATTCAGGTATGTCTAGAAAGAAAATAAATTGTAATGATCCCTCGCCTCCGTATTcacaatttttgtatggattatcTCAGAAATTTGGATGGATTGTCACGATTCTTGAAACTTCCCACACTGAAACTCTTTTCCACCTGAGCGTGATGTTATTTATAGATTTGCCTAGTTCAACAGTTGAGAAAAACCATACTCTTTTTAAACTGGATCCCTGGAgttgaaatttcatcaaaaacatTTCTATTCTTTCCAGAGCGGAGATGAGACCAGCGATTCGGGTCTTTTAATGCAGTACATCACCCAGAATATTGATTCAGTAAAACAACAACTTAAGCTTACTAAACGACGTCTGCCTCAAGACGTCAGTATCACCAAATGCAATCTTTCAATGAACAcgcttcaaaatttgaaaaagacaGCCGAGGCTCTCAACAAGTTAATGAGCGTCATGTTCTACAGCgccaaacaagttgttcaaatgGTAACTGCTGATCCGGAATCGGAAGTATCCGTATCGCATGATAAGCTTTGGGAAATGATATCCAATGCCTGCGAGAAAGTTTACGAGCAGGATGATTTGGGTCCATCACAGAACATTCGAACAGTGCTGAGTAAGACCAGTACCGATATGAGTCAGTTGGCACAATATCTGCTCGACCACGAGTACGAAATCATGTCCGGAACAAACACCAAACCAGAGGAGAAGCCCGTAGCGCCCATCATCCTACGCGCTCAAGCCGTCAAGAAACAATTGGAAGAAACTAAAACACTTACAGCAACCCTGGAAAATCGTGAAGCCGAAATAAGGCAACTCAAGTTAGCGGCCAAACTGAAGCAGAACGAGCTGTCTGAGATGCAGATTCGCAAGGACTTGGCCGAGAAGAAACTCTCAGTTTTACAGCAAGATCACGAAACCAACACTGCCAGACTTCAGAAACAATACGACGAAGTCTGTCAGCGGCTCAAACAGTATGTCGTCCATAAATTATTTATCAAGCTATAACTTTTacgatttttatatatattcaATTCCAGGAAAGAGAAGGAATTCGAAGAAACCATGGATCATTTGCAAAACGATATCGATTCATTGGAGAGTGAGAAGAGCAGTCTCCGTGACAAACTTAAGACCTACAGTTCTAAGAAGGGAGATCTTAAAACCACAACTGCCCTTGGTAAGTCGCTAACTAATTCCCCATTTTGTTGAATTAGCCATTTAAATCGCTATCCTTTTGCAGACATCTCCGCCAGTTCACCATATATCGCCCAAGAGCTATCGTTGCTTAAAAAGGCCTTCAAGGACGAACGCACCGAACGGCTAAAAGTCCAGGCCAATGAGTACAAGAAAATACTCGCCAACTTGGAACCGTTGCACGTTCCTCAACCTAAGGACGAACGCATCGAGAAGCTAGAGAAGGAAATCACCAAGGTTAAACACGATTGGATTATGTCACTCGTTCGGGGTGCAGAGATGCCCGTTACGAGAACTTCACAAGGCAGCGTCTCCAAGGCAATCATCGACCACGAAAACCAGCAGAAGCGCAACCAGCAGCAGATCAAAACAAAGGCCGAACAGTTAGCGTGCGAGATCATGGACGAGTATCTCAGCAGGAAGCCCCACCGTGCGGCTCGGGGAGACTTTGCAATGTTTCCGTCGACCGAACTGGCCGCGGCCTTCAAGACGAACGTCAAAGTGTAGAGCGTGGGATGAAAATGTAAGTCCtgtttattttgaataatttaataTTATAATGGATATTTGGTTTAGAACCCTATTTGAAACAATCCCCACGGATTGGCGAAATCTAAATCAGGtgcaaacaaaattaaaaataattccaTATTTACGGTTTACGACTAagattccagtttttttttgtgttattTATTACGTCAGTAAATCAAAATTAGGTTATATATAAAATTGAAGTCTCcaacatatttattttgttactaTATCTGTTTCATCCGTTCTTCTTTGCTATGCGTGCTAACTGTTCTAAAAGTATAAAACAAAAGTAAGTAAACCAACAGATTGAAAATTTAATGATAAGACtggaatgaatatttttttagtcTTTCGTCTCCTTCAGCTTATcatcaaaacaatttttttgaacagaattttttttaacgttAAAATATTCAAACCTCATAACTTACGAAAGAAAAAATACTAGGAATCCGAATATCtcattgtttttaaatttatgcTCCTAATAATTTGATAGCCTGGGACGAAAGAAGAAATTAATATTTGCTCTGACCTGACACAAAATATTAACACAGCTGATTGAGATGAAACGCTTGAAAGTCTCgtaaataaaataacaataatattCATGTAGGTATAACGAGATGATCATTCATAGAGAAATCCTTTTATATTTGTTGATGGGCGTACAGATCCGAAACCGTTGAAATGATCCAGATCAGCGAATTATCAGATCATCATTTGTAAGAAAATGACAtaatgaaaagtttttttttgttgttagtAGTTTTTTGTAACGGTAAAGGCCTACGACTTGtgaccagagcttaaaatattaaTCTTCATGAAGCTACTTCGGTtcgacaaacatcgcatgaatattcaaaacatagaatgacatagtcagacgactacttcactactccaccaactcattcattcgactgtcactgagtgtgcttactagaGGCCTCtagtgcttactatgtgcagaaaaaacatgtttatcattgtttatgttgttgTTTACCGtagaaagtgcctcgcggatgaaaattaatcctatgtgataaattactttactcaattGAAACGTGTtaagatttcagataatttatcaatttgttaaATGTgcgtaaatattcaatgactaatattcaaccgaatattgacagtccagagccgactatgaatgtgtctggaagtgaactggcaaatgaagaaaggtggacttcactaaaacatttcgattattttacactttgCTTGTGACCTCTTCGCTGCTGTTAGAGGGAtaatcagcagtacctacttcgcacataagaatatccgcaaacacacctgacAACATTGTTTAGAGTGGAAACACTTGCTCATAGATAGACCAtgtgctgatcgacggacgacatttctcggatgttaaggatgtaaggtccttcagaggtccgagcattgactcggatcagcttgtagttgcaaaaattcgggtcCGACCGACCAgcgttacaaaaaaaatcacaaaacaacagaacgatgcgtttcaatatccaacgcttgtcagctGAAGGAGTTGCATTTTCAGTACCACTGAAAATAGGCttattatattaaaaaaatgccaaatgcccaaagcatgacgtgaaaattgttatcggagacgctaacgctcaggtcggtagagaggactttttccttCCCATAATcagtagggagagccttcactccgctaccaatgacaacggcctacggctagtaaattttgctgctgccagagggatggccatcagtagcacctactttgcacaaaagaacatccgaaagcacacctggagacacccaaatggtgaaacttgcaaccagatagaccatgttctggtggatgggcgccatttctcggatgttatcgatgtgcggacattcagaggtccgaacattgactctgatcactacctcgttgtcagtaaaattcgatcacggttgtcaactgtatcgaacgaaagatcacagcgaacgatgcgttacaatatccagcgattgtcggcggaaggagtatcggctgagtaccgccagaagctcgacgaacggataagtgcaatcaacgttagcgacaacatcaacgatctatgggagtcgatccatggagcggtgagcacaacagcacgagaagtggtaggcactgcacagaggcgacccaggacgggttggttcgatgtggagtgtcagagagtaacagacgagaagaacgttgccagaagccggatgttggtgtcaggtacccgatcgaatagagatcggtacaaggaagcaagagcagccgaaaaacgaacccaccgcaggaagaaaaagagtacgaagaacaagttattagtgaggcgcaggaaaaaatggagcagaacgatatgcggaggttttatgagtctgtcaatgccgtgcggagaaagacagcaccATCTCCcttcatgtgcaacgaccaacaagggaatttgctgacagataaaactgaagtggctgccaggtggaagcaacaagactttgttgaatggaagAAGTgatggtgcatcggtgaacagaataaatattagcgacgatggacaagctgtggtaGATGAGATTGGTAATAAATGGTAAAATGGGTaaatggcagtgagcagctttatgaagttctgcatcatattatgtcgaaaatatgggaagacgaggaaatgcctgctagctggttggacggcctcattttctctctttaagaaagggcacagactggagtgcgccaattaccgaggaataaccctccttaattcggcgtacataattatgtcccgtattctgttcaacagattgagaccgcttgaagagtccttcgtcggcgaataccaagcaggttttcgtgagggccgatcaacgacggatcaaatgtttaccctgagacaaatccttgataaattccgggagtacaacttgcagacacatcatctgtttattgattccaaggcggcgtacgattcagtgaaacggaatgaattatggcaaattaagcttgaacatggttttccggcgaaattgatacggctgattcgtataacgttggacggatcgaaatcaagtgtaagggttgcggatgaaatatcgacgtcatttgttaccttagatggattaaagcagggtgatgcactctcgaacctactgttcaatatagcgctcgagggagcgattaggagagctggtgtgcgaagaagcggtaccattatcacaaaatcgcatatgctcctgggatttgcggacgatatcgatattatcggaattgatcgccgtgccgtgggaGAGGCTTTTgcaccttttaagagggagacagcgaggattggactcacgatcaataccagtaaaacgaagtacatggtcgctggcaatcaacgtgggttcattagtagtggtggtagcgaaatagtgctggatggtgaaaaatttgaagtggtagaagaatttgtgtttcttggaacattagtgacgtgcgataatgatgttacccgcgaggtgaaaaggcgtattgcagctgcaaatagggcttattacggacttcctaaccagcttaagtcccgtagtctgcaaacgaaaacaaaactcgcgctgtatactactctgattcttccggtggctttatacggccatgagacatggacgttaaaggaggctgatcggagagctcttggagtgtttgagcgtaaggtgctgcggacaatactcggcggtaaacaggaaaacggtatctggcggcgtcgcatgaatcacgaattgtaccaggtgtataaacggctggatattattaagcttatacaacacggcagactacggtgggctggtcacgttgttcgtatgccggaagaacgtcaagcgaagataatatttagtagagaacccggaagaggccgcaggcttcgtggaaagccgcgtacacgatggctttttgcagttgaagaggacctgagggcgctcaatgttcagggcgactggaagcgattggcccaggatcgagtccagtggagaaggatactccattcggcgtaggttcatcgaagagctgtagcccatcaagtatcaagtactTAAGTaacaataactaaaaatgtaacatagcaaataaggatgagaGTGTTTTTAGAAAACACGTCTAagagtctaagagatgaatgcatgtattttaaattagcaaataaaattagttaaaaaaaaacaaaaaaaaagcgaagacaatattcaacagaaaaccagatagaggccggcgacttcgtggaaggccatgaagacgctggctgcacgcggtggaatcgaacCAGGGTACCCTAAACGTTCGGgcaaactggaggaacatcgcccaagactgactgtagccaaccaggtatccaggtacgTAGGTGCTACTGTAGCCATCCGtttggcagcagcgaaatttactagccgttgTCGTTGGCAGCGGAGTAAAGggtctccctaccgattattgGATataaaaagtcctctctacctgAGCGTTAATATCTCCGATaataattttcacgtcatgctttgggcactctccataggctttatcattAGATCTTTTGCTGTAAAACACTTTTGCAGaaacgacctattctcaaagccaATTTATCATAATGTAAACACTTATTAGCAGATGATAATCCTTTATTCATTATTACTAATTTGGCACTTGTATTGTCGAATATTGTATTTATTGTCCGACAGAATTAGCTAATATTTGAAAGGACCATAGACCGCCCTAgccaatgttgtgaaatcgaAATTACTTTGCCATTTGTAAATAAAATATTGGAAAGCACATTCCTGCTAAAGCAGGCATTTTCTAAGAAAACCATCCTCTCCATCAATTAAGGGAATttgtttggtaaaaaaaaaagttaacatTCTACGGAATCGATAAAACAcaatatttacaaaataaaataggCCCAAATGGCGAAGTAGTGCATTTTAGTTTAATTAgaacaaaatcaaattttgaataaaaaattcaggggttgtgtacaagacacgtcCGCTCGACGAAAACTACGTAAAACTGTTTTGTGCATTGAGGAATGCAGtgatcattattattattattatagctttattaaagaggttttcagccggAGACTGGTTCGCCTCTTATGCAGTGATCATCATGTATgaatattttaagataattcattcgattacttatgtcactggtttagaacaaaatttacgtaacttaaaatatgaaaattgttgattgtcgtcgggggtgacaatgggtctgaaggtgacaatgggtccgcatcctcaccgacagtctggcgatcggataacaaaatcgttcaaaaaggtctcttatattttcttGCCCTCatatacattaaatctattctaaaagcaatctatgtagttgaaacagtgacccctTTCTCACCTTCAATTGACCCATTGTATCCCCCGACGACGAtacgataacttaaaattttcaCTTTAAAAACCCACGTGGTAATGATGCTTTTCGCGATTCCGACTGTTGGATTCGACTTAGTGTGGTTAATGCATTCAAAgattaattgcctacattttcaaaggaaagaCAATACCTTTGGGCAGCCTCCCTCGTTttccgtccgcaacgtttattAATCGAAAGCGTTCCAACTACACAGATGGaagaagttgttgaaatttacacgaaagtaatgtaCATAAAAGGAACGTTACACACTACGCATTTCTTTCAACCGCGAGCCTGAAACCCAACCGCGCTGGACGACGGCCGTAATGAAACtcacgttgcggacgggaataagaggtgctgccaaaatggtccgataccctagtttaacgttgataatcagaAGATCCAATacaactggcaaattggtggagaatttccgagtcgattgaaaaatccatcgaaagatgaatgcgctaGTAATGATCACAAATTtaaatgatttcgtgacggtcctcaattttgaaattttcattttacaccctgtatccgagtcttccccttagacgtagtttacgtcaaaacactttaataaagcttaaaaaaataaaataaaaaacagtTAGTGGATTCAATTTAgttataaaatttttatttgaattctctCTCTTACAGCATTCTATTAATCTGCTTCCTTTAATTTTCATAGCTTGCATCATCCTCACTTTGAATGTTTAGTTTTCTAGTAG
The nucleotide sequence above comes from Armigeres subalbatus isolate Guangzhou_Male chromosome 3, GZ_Asu_2, whole genome shotgun sequence. Encoded proteins:
- the LOC134225903 gene encoding dynactin subunit 1 isoform X2 — its product is MNDRLLKVGQRIEVSGKDVRGSIAYVGMTSFAVGKWVGVILDEPKGKNNGSIKGQTYFSCEENYGMFVRPTQLLFLDDAGNAIEAGDIQTPEEKPRSRLSSAGSVRSLASMPGSTPTFQAKPTAVRRKSPVKQPQSKRASMSMTLSTSSSRASLNRSTSSLGSKTQLTSPGNDRPSGMSSIPTPVSSIPTMIKAGDRYESLHKSHISPPESLQTSKRASFVETGFVETLKPQFTPGQSLTSPSPAPSTEDRIHLLQMQQEIEDLKTQNKDLIEKLETLKVRRAEDKERLREFDKMKTQYDQLVEFKSKIMDAHSQLQRDYQRAKQEAKDAIEARDLHIEEMAELSENVEMITLDKEMAEEKADTLALELETAKERIEELTLDLEILKTEMQEKMAGGEVVADGTGSGVSTYEFKQLEQQNVRLRETLVRLRDLSAHEKHEIQKLEKELDTKKSEVAELQRTKEKLSSKIDELEAQLSDLQEQVDAALGAEEMVEQLAEKKMELEDKVKALEEEVAELEALEEVHEQLVESNHELEMDMREELDMAHAAKREAVREKDAALETIVDRDQTILKFRELVQRLNDQCLELRDKMHQESSKVVKDTLSETIDFKQMFAESKAFTRAIDLQLRQIELTQANEHVKYLTAFMPEIFMARGGDHDAILVILLVSRIVFKSGIIVSQARERFSSVPQIDRNAIVSGHEVYQFRFRSRLLHHVHNLQTIMHQFLYGLTACSADTLLKIGSSLPEMQAQEKMVDEIVELLKVNQLDENSSTDNLEKCVTFFNAMYLVLLSGEDLLNETQIVRDCTAAISAACDSISTDAVVMKTLIQSGDETSDSGLLMQYITQNIDSVKQQLKLTKRRLPQDVSITKCNLSMNTLQNLKKTAEALNKLMSVMFYSAKQVVQMVTADPESEVSVSHDKLWEMISNACEKVYEQDDLGPSQNIRTVLSKTSTDMSQLAQYLLDHEYEIMSGTNTKPEEKPVAPIILRAQAVKKQLEETKTLTATLENREAEIRQLKLAAKLKQNELSEMQIRKDLAEKKLSVLQQDHETNTARLQKQYDEVCQRLKQKEKEFEETMDHLQNDIDSLESEKSSLRDKLKTYSSKKGDLKTTTALDISASSPYIAQELSLLKKAFKDERTERLKVQANEYKKILANLEPLHVPQPKDERIEKLEKEITKVKHDWIMSLVRGAEMPVTRTSQGSVSKAIIDHENQQKRNQQQIKTKAEQLACEIMDEYLSRKPHRAARGDFAMFPSTELAAAFKTNVKV
- the LOC134225903 gene encoding dynactin subunit 1 isoform X3; this translates as MNDRLLKVGQRIEVSGKDVRGSIAYVGMTSFAVGKWVGVILDEPKGKNNGSIKGQTYFSCEENYGMFVRPTQLLFLDDAGNAIEAGDIQTPEEKPRSRLSSSKRAPSSNRSNVRRKSPVKQPQSKRASMSMTLSTSSSRASLNRSTSSLGSKTQLTSPGNDRPSGMSSIPTPVSSIPTMIKAGDRYESLHKSHISPPESLQTSKRASFVETGFVETLKPQFTPGQSLTSPSPAPSTEDRIHLLQMQQEIEDLKTQNKDLIEKLETLKVRRAEDKERLREFDKMKTQYDQLVEFKSKIMDAHSQLQRDYQRAKQEAKDAIEARDLHIEEMAELSENVEMITLDKEMAEEKADTLALELETAKERIEELTLDLEILKTEMQEKMAGGEVVADGTGSGVSTYEFKQLEQQNVRLRETLVRLRDLSAHEKHEIQKLEKELDTKKSEVAELQRTKEKLSSKIDELEAQLSDLQEQVDAALGAEEMVEQLAEKKMELEDKVKALEEEVAELEALEEVHEQLVESNHELEMDMREELDMAHAAKREAVREKDAALETIVDRDQTILKFRELVQRLNDQCLELRDKMHQESSKVVKDTLSETIDFKQMFAESKAFTRAIDLQLRQIELTQANEHVKYLTAFMPEIFMARGGDHDAILVILLVSRIVFKSGIIVSQARERFSSVPQIDRNAIVSGHEVYQFRFRSRLLHHVHNLQTIMHQFLYGLTACSADTLLKIGSSLPEMQAQEKMVDEIVELLKVNQLDENSSTDNLEKCVTFFNAMYLVLLSGEDLLNETQIVRDCTAAISAACDSISTDAVVMKTLIQSGDETSDSGLLMQYITQNIDSVKQQLKLTKRRLPQDVSITKCNLSMNTLQNLKKTAEALNKLMSVMFYSAKQVVQMVTADPESEVSVSHDKLWEMISNACEKVYEQDDLGPSQNIRTVLSKTSTDMSQLAQYLLDHEYEIMSGTNTKPEEKPVAPIILRAQAVKKQLEETKTLTATLENREAEIRQLKLAAKLKQNELSEMQIRKDLAEKKLSVLQQDHETNTARLQKQYDEVCQRLKQKEKEFEETMDHLQNDIDSLESEKSSLRDKLKTYSSKKGDLKTTTALDISASSPYIAQELSLLKKAFKDERTERLKVQANEYKKILANLEPLHVPQPKDERIEKLEKEITKVKHDWIMSLVRGAEMPVTRTSQGSVSKAIIDHENQQKRNQQQIKTKAEQLACEIMDEYLSRKPHRAARGDFAMFPSTELAAAFKTNVKV
- the LOC134225903 gene encoding dynactin subunit 1 isoform X4; its protein translation is MNDRLLKVGQRIEVSGKDVRGSIAYVGMTSFAVGKWVGVILDEPKGKNNGSIKGQTYFSCEENYGMFVRPTQLLFLDDAGNAIEAGDIQTPEEKPRSRLSSVRRKSPVKQPQSKRASMSMTLSTSSSRASLNRSTSSLGSKTQLTSPGNDRPSGMSSIPTPVSSIPTMIKAGDRYESLHKSHISPPESLQTSKRASFVETGFVETLKPQFTPGQSLTSPSPAPSTEDRIHLLQMQQEIEDLKTQNKDLIEKLETLKVRRAEDKERLREFDKMKTQYDQLVEFKSKIMDAHSQLQRDYQRAKQEAKDAIEARDLHIEEMAELSENVEMITLDKEMAEEKADTLALELETAKERIEELTLDLEILKTEMQEKMAGGEVVADGTGSGVSTYEFKQLEQQNVRLRETLVRLRDLSAHEKHEIQKLEKELDTKKSEVAELQRTKEKLSSKIDELEAQLSDLQEQVDAALGAEEMVEQLAEKKMELEDKVKALEEEVAELEALEEVHEQLVESNHELEMDMREELDMAHAAKREAVREKDAALETIVDRDQTILKFRELVQRLNDQCLELRDKMHQESSKVVKDTLSETIDFKQMFAESKAFTRAIDLQLRQIELTQANEHVKYLTAFMPEIFMARGGDHDAILVILLVSRIVFKSGIIVSQARERFSSVPQIDRNAIVSGHEVYQFRFRSRLLHHVHNLQTIMHQFLYGLTACSADTLLKIGSSLPEMQAQEKMVDEIVELLKVNQLDENSSTDNLEKCVTFFNAMYLVLLSGEDLLNETQIVRDCTAAISAACDSISTDAVVMKTLIQSGDETSDSGLLMQYITQNIDSVKQQLKLTKRRLPQDVSITKCNLSMNTLQNLKKTAEALNKLMSVMFYSAKQVVQMVTADPESEVSVSHDKLWEMISNACEKVYEQDDLGPSQNIRTVLSKTSTDMSQLAQYLLDHEYEIMSGTNTKPEEKPVAPIILRAQAVKKQLEETKTLTATLENREAEIRQLKLAAKLKQNELSEMQIRKDLAEKKLSVLQQDHETNTARLQKQYDEVCQRLKQKEKEFEETMDHLQNDIDSLESEKSSLRDKLKTYSSKKGDLKTTTALDISASSPYIAQELSLLKKAFKDERTERLKVQANEYKKILANLEPLHVPQPKDERIEKLEKEITKVKHDWIMSLVRGAEMPVTRTSQGSVSKAIIDHENQQKRNQQQIKTKAEQLACEIMDEYLSRKPHRAARGDFAMFPSTELAAAFKTNVKV